The following DNA comes from Chryseobacterium gallinarum.
GCCCTACCACGTTATAAATATCATAATAGTAGTCCTTATTTTCAGAGGTGCCGATATAAAGCACATTTGTAGCCGGATTAGGAAACACATTTATTCCATTGTCCCGGGTTTTGCTTTCTGCCTCAGAAGTATTTAATACAGGACCTCCGGCACTGACAGGTATTCTTGACGCAGGTCCTTCTTCATTTTCGTTAACGTCATATTCTATTTTTACGCATCTGCAACTCATTCCAAAATAAGGATCATTATTATCGTGAAAAGCAATCATACGATTAGCTGAAGAAGCGGCATCGAAAAGCACATTCACCGGTCTTCCCAGATAATTTGAAACCAGGGCACCGGTCCAGATTCCCGGATATTGAAAATTAACCGTAGTAAAGGTTCCCTGAGCTGGTTGATTAGACAAAACATTTCTGAATCCCCGTGATCCTGAATTAGGATAATTTCCTGTATTGTATGAAGGATCAATAAACATATATCCAATCGTAGATGTAGTTGAAGGGTTTCTTACCCTAAGTCCGGCATAATCTGTGATAAGATTATAAGAAGCCGCAATATTTTTATCTTTTTTATACCAGGGAGTCTGGCCAAAATCCAAACCTGAAACCAATGCTACATTCGTAACATCCGGAATTCTCCATCCTTCAGGGCACGGATCAAAAGGAGACTTTTCACCTCCTCTTCCCCACCTGTCCGGTGCCAGATTAGGTTCAGCAGCCAGCCAGTCAGTACCATTGGTATAATTAGGTACACTGCTGTTGAAAGAGGCCCATGTGCTTGGAATCATGTATACCAAAGGGTTTTTAACAGAATAAGATAATATTTTAGCAATTTTGTCCCCTGCCTTGTCTGTAGTTTGTACGTTTGCAGCTGCAGCATATGTATTGTAAGGTATAATGTAATTTCCCGGCAAGCTATTATACACAGCTGGTGTCAACGTTGTGTAAGTAATTGCTCCGTTAGATGATACTGTTCCTAAAAACACATTGTACGAGCTTCTGTTATCAGCATTTTGAAATATAGGAACAGGATCTTTTCTACCCCATTGATAATGCAGGCCTGTGGATGCCCGTATTTTTGCTAATTCTGCTGCAGTAGGGGTAAGAGGGTTTACTACAATGGGAAATGAATCCAGAGCCCCTAAGTTTCTGTCCATAAAAACAGTTTGCAATGCTACATCCGCTTTATTCACATAATTGATATACTTTACCGCTTCCGGAGCAGGAAGCTCCGTGGTATAGGTATAGGATTGCAGAGGGGTATCCGTGATCCAGATATGCCAGCTCCAATAAACAGGATTTGAAATACTGCCATTATGTAAGGTCAATACTGCATTTCCGCTTTGATTAGGGGCAATCTCCAAAGAAATCCTGGTATTGGCAAGCTCCTGAAGTGAAGATGGAGAAGGGCTCGCCACTGTAACCTTACTGATCAGATTTGTATTTGTTGTCCAGAGTACATTTGCTTTTAAATTATTGAAATTTGAAACATTCAGGATCTCTGTATTATTCAGTAACTGGCTCTGTACTGCAAATGCTTTGGTTACCGGAATTTCAATTACCATGGGGGTAGTACTCTTAACGGCCTGGTAAGTATTGGGGTTATTAATTCCTTCCCTGAATTCCGTAACCGGAGGCAGGTATTCTGTTGGAAAATCATAATCATTGACAACGTATAATGGGTCTTTTATACATCTGCAGCCATTGGCATCCGAAGTATACATACCTGCCAATGGGAAATAAAAATATCTCCCTTTAATATCCGGGTAATTAGGATCCGGAACATCCGGCTGTGTTTTATCCGGAATCATTGTTAATCCTCTTGCTCCTACTGATGGGGTGGCATCAAAATGCCTGGTCATAGTAGCTGTCCACAATGCAACATGATGCTGGTCACTGTATTGTCCCAAATGGGCAGATCTGATCAGCTGTCCGTTCCCTGGGAAAAGCCCCATGTTATATCCTCCGACATTTGACAGATCAAACCCTATATTAGGATATACCTTAAAGCCAGCCATAAAGCCGGGAACTCCTGTATCTGTTGGCTTAACAATATGGTATTTACTGGCTTCAAAAGCATTCTTGTTCATATCTGTCCTGAGCCCGAAAGGTGAAAAGTCAATCCTGATATCATCAATATAAGTGGAAGAAGCCAGATTGGCTACCAGCATAGAGGGCACTCTCCATCCGTTAGGGCAAGGGTCATAAGGAGATTTATCCCTGTAAGGTCTGGCACTGGCATCATTGTTATAGCCGTTCTCTATTTTTCCTTGTGAATTATCTGACCATAGATTTAACTCCGAGAGCCTGTTATCCGGCAAGTCTGTTGTTTTTCCAAACCAATTGACCGGTAGATTTGGGTTATTGTTATAATAGGCCTGTCCGGAATTATCATCTTTATTAACGTAGATCAGACTCAAAGGGTTCTTTATTGAAAGCCGGATATTGTTGGTAACTGTTGCATTGGAAAGCAGAACTGTTTTCGTGAGATTGTCAATACTCTGTGCATTTACAAAATTCTTCGCACCTCTGTGCCGTATACGACCTATAGACCCTGAAACTTCATAAAAATCATTTCCCCGGGTTACCAATGGCGGAACGGGGTCTTTCCTTCCCCATTGATAGAGAAGCCCCGTATTTCTGTTCCAGTCTGAGGAAGTAATAAAACCTGTAAGGGCTCCAAGATTTCTATCCATCCACTTCCAGTCTGCATCGGGAATTACTTCAATAGTACCGTCTGATTTTTGCCTTTTAAGGTTATTAAAGCTTTTATAGGAAGGCCCGTTAGTAGGGTCATCAGTTACCCAGATATGCCAGCTCCAATAAATTTCTCCATTAATTTTAA
Coding sequences within:
- a CDS encoding T9SS type A sorting domain-containing protein; the protein is MKRLIKKFVAVSFLLLTGICFKANVGKTDSLHRKFINAAPVLLPDWRKAPNSYIFDPSLNSEGLLIPVRKAYAMWEGGDYINGNGIPAGTATAEVLWEDEHGLIKSGINYTLEILGSGPTAKIKVPINKAKEGNAVIAFKINGEIYWSWHIWVTDDPTNGPSYKSFNNLKRQKSDGTIEVIPDADWKWMDRNLGALTGFITSSDWNRNTGLLYQWGRKDPVPPLVTRGNDFYEVSGSIGRIRHRGAKNFVNAQSIDNLTKTVLLSNATVTNNIRLSIKNPLSLIYVNKDDNSGQAYYNNNPNLPVNWFGKTTDLPDNRLSELNLWSDNSQGKIENGYNNDASARPYRDKSPYDPCPNGWRVPSMLVANLASSTYIDDIRIDFSPFGLRTDMNKNAFEASKYHIVKPTDTGVPGFMAGFKVYPNIGFDLSNVGGYNMGLFPGNGQLIRSAHLGQYSDQHHVALWTATMTRHFDATPSVGARGLTMIPDKTQPDVPDPNYPDIKGRYFYFPLAGMYTSDANGCRCIKDPLYVVNDYDFPTEYLPPVTEFREGINNPNTYQAVKSTTPMVIEIPVTKAFAVQSQLLNNTEILNVSNFNNLKANVLWTTNTNLISKVTVASPSPSSLQELANTRISLEIAPNQSGNAVLTLHNGSISNPVYWSWHIWITDTPLQSYTYTTELPAPEAVKYINYVNKADVALQTVFMDRNLGALDSFPIVVNPLTPTAAELAKIRASTGLHYQWGRKDPVPIFQNADNRSSYNVFLGTVSSNGAITYTTLTPAVYNSLPGNYIIPYNTYAAAANVQTTDKAGDKIAKILSYSVKNPLVYMIPSTWASFNSSVPNYTNGTDWLAAEPNLAPDRWGRGGEKSPFDPCPEGWRIPDVTNVALVSGLDFGQTPWYKKDKNIAASYNLITDYAGLRVRNPSTTSTIGYMFIDPSYNTGNYPNSGSRGFRNVLSNQPAQGTFTTVNFQYPGIWTGALVSNYLGRPVNVLFDAASSANRMIAFHDNNDPYFGMSCRCVKIEYDVNENEEGPASRIPVSAGGPVLNTSEAESKTRDNGINVFPNPATNVLYIGTSENKDYYYDIYNVVGQLVKQGKFQNKQADIASLIPGIYVMRINNSEAVIKFIKK